A segment of the Oncorhynchus nerka isolate Pitt River linkage group LG19, Oner_Uvic_2.0, whole genome shotgun sequence genome:
TACTAACAATGGGAACTGTTGTCAAACAGTAGTGAGAGCTCTGGGTTCCCTTTACTTTGCTCTACTGCTGGCTGTGTCATATGATCCCTTTCTTCAGTGTGTAGAGTTGGCTTGTCAGACTTACTATGTTCGGattagctagctaaccagctagctacatACTATCTGAAATCAATTGACTGTTTGGACAACCAGGGTTGGAGTAAGAGCAAACTCAATAGTTAGATATAATAAACTGTATAGACTGGAGGACATCACACCGCGAGGGCAAGGAGGTTATCACACCGTGAGGGTGTAAGTATAGCTTCCGCCCCTCTCCTTGtcccgaaccagggaccctctgcacacaacaacagccaccctcgaagcatcgggccacaaaagccacggcccttgcagagaaaggtgaacaactacttcaaggtctcagagcaagtgacgtcattgattgaaacactattagtgcacaccaccgctaactagctagccatttcacatcggttacactcaccccccttttgacctcctccttttccacagcaaccagtgatctgggtcacggcaccaatgtaacagtatagcttcagtccctctcctcacccctacctgggctcgaaccagggaccctctgcacacatcaacaacagccacccttgaagcatcgTTGCCTAGGCCCTTGcaaagcaaggggaacaacttctTCAAGGTCTCAGAACTATTGACATCaacaattgaaacgctattagcgcgcaccaccgctaactagctagccatttcacatcggttacaagGGCAAGGAGGTTATCACACCGTGAGGGCTAAGAGGTTatcaggaccgagtttgggaaaccttgTGCTGGACAAGCAGTAGGgtggcagcggtctaaggcactgcatctcagtgattgaggtgtcactacagacacccaggttcgaatccaggctgtatcacaaccctgccgtgattgggagtcccatagggcagcgcacaattggcccagcgtcgtccgggtttggcccgtgtaggccgtcattgtaaataagaatgttcttaactgacatgcctagatCAATAACATCTTATCCCACAGTAAGCAGGATGTCCTATTGTTGATAGCAATGTCCCTTCATTCCGACATACCTTTCATTAACCATATGTTCATAGTAGCTATATTAACTTCAAAGCCTATTCAATGTAGCCCTACTTAATCCAGATGGGTTTCATAGTTAGCTAAAATAGCTAACAAACATAATTTTcacaatgtagctagctagctaaggtaaATATGTCAACCATTATCATTAGCATTACTAATGGGCTAGTATGTGAATCAACAATAATAACATTAGCAGGGAAATATTTTCAAAGAATGCACATTATCCATAAAAATCTATCATCGCAAATCAGGACCCTGGTCTTGTAGTTCAAACACAGACATCTCTCCATCTATTTTGATCAGCAGTATGTGTAAATAAAACAACATTTCCCATAAACCTCCAGCCAGTTACACCCCAAGCTTAGGCCAGATAACAAAACGGATCGCATGGCAAGAAAATACCCTCTAGTTTCGAACAAATTACGTCCGCGCAAGTATGCCACAAAAACCCAGAGACAAACAAATAGCTACTATTTACAACTATGTGCATGAAAAGAATATGATTGTACCTCAAAGAGAAGCACTTGTTTCTGTTGTTGTCTGCAGTAGTCCGTTAGACGGTGCTGTTACCATGGCCGCGGAGAGACGCCGTGTGGAGAATGACGATCATAtgggggggaagaagaggaagaggcgTGGCCGCTGGAGTTCATGGATGACATCAGTCAACGTCAAGAACTGAACAGACTTGTCAAAATATAATGACATGGGTAGTATGCTAACAGAATTTTCACTAAATTCTCTGGATGAAATGGTTTAATCGAAGCTGGATGGTAAACAATGCATTCTTTATACATATTTGttctagactagagagagagagcaagacaaaaataatggtgttccaaaaaagatcCAGTTGCCAGAACCACAAATacaaaattccatctagacaccgttgccctaagcacacaaaaacatatacatacctaggcctaaacatcagcaccacaggtaacttccacaaagctgtgaacaatctgagagacaaggcaaaaaAGGCCTTCTATGCcgtcaaaaggaacataaaattcgacctaccaattaggatctggcaaaaaatacttgaatcagttatagaacccattgccctttatggttgtgacgTCTGGGGTTCGCTCAacaaccaagatttcacaaaataggacaaacaccagaattctgcaaaaatatcctctgtgtaataatgcatgcagagcagagcagaatttGGCCGATACCCGCttatgatcaaaatccagaaaagagccgttgaattctacaaccacctaaaaggaagcgattcccaaaccttccatgacaaagccatcacctacatagagatgaacctggagaagagtcgcctaagcaagctggtcctggggctctgttcacaaacacaaacagaccccatagagccccaggacagcatcacaattagacccaactaaatcatgacaaaacaaaatgataattacttgacacattggaaagaattaacaacaaaaaaacagagcaaactagaatgttatttgtctctaaacagagagaacacagtggcaaaatacctgaccactgtgactgacccaaaattaaggaaagctttgactatgtacagactcagtgagcatagccttgctattgagaaatgccaccgtaggcagacatggctctcaagagaagacaggcaatgtactcactgcccacaaaatgaggtggaaactgagctgcacttcctaacctcctgcccaatgtatgaccatattagagacacatatttccctcagattacacagacccacaaggaATTCGAAAAACAAATcctattttgataaactcccatatctattgggtgaaataccagtgtacaatcacagcagcaagatttgtgacctgttgccacaagaaaagggcaaccagtgaagaacaaacaccattgtaattacaacccatatttatgcttatttattttcccttgtgtactttaactatttgcacatcgttacaacactgtatatagacataacatgacacttgaaatgtctttattattttggaacttttgtgagtgtaatgtttactgtaaatcttttattgtttatttcacttgccatgtaaacatatgtttcccatgccttaaattgaaattgaattgatatGTTGTTCTCTGTGGTTTGACCCTTGGACAGTCATGCAGTGGCCTTATCTAGTTGTTTGTATGTTGATAGTGGATTAGGGTCACCTGTATGTCCTTGAAGGAAATTAAAAAAGGCTGTGAAAGAAGAAGGTATGATTTTATTCACATAAATTAAATGTTATCATTTGTCAGAATAATTTCCTGAGCTCTATGTCCAACAGATCAGAAAAAAATAAACGCATGGCCTGATTAGAAGTGATGTGTTCGATCAGTTTATTGTACCATTTCACTACGACATTGCTGTGAACACTGACATGGGTTATAATTACAATTGGCATAATTGAAAACCCATTAGGAACACGTTGATGTCAGGCCCTTGTCCATTTCAACAGTGGAAAGCTGTACAGTAGCCCTCCACAGTGCTGTGGAGGTAGTTAGTTAGAAGCAAAGGAAACTTGATTCTGAATCTGAAATCAAAAACACGTTTGGAAATGGTGTAGACACGGTGTGACACCATGTGTTTTTGCAGCTGGCTATATAAGTCTTCTTTTTTTTGTCAAGACTCCAGGGAtacgtcccaaatgtcaccctattccctatatagtgccctacttttgtccagatccctatgggccctggtcaaaagtggtgtactttaaagggaatagggtgccatttgggaagtgcACCATCCGAGGTGCCAGCACCAACCGCAGGAGGAAAAAAACACGCCTGGCCAAACCACGCTTGGCCAAACAACACCTGGCCAAACCCCGCCTGGCCATTCAACACATGGCCAAACAAGACCTGGCCAAACCACGCTTGGCCAAACAACACCTGGCCAAACCCCGCCTGGCCATTCCACACATGGCCAAACAAGACCTGGCCAAACCACGCTTGGCCAAACAACACCTGGCCAAACCCCGCCTGGCCATTCCACACATGGCCAAACAAGACCTGGCCAAACCACGCTTGGCCAAACAACACCTGGCCAAACCCCGCCTGGCCATTCCACACATGGCCAAACAAGACCTGGCCAAACCACGCTTGGCCAAACAACACCTGGCCGAACCACGCCTGGCCATTCTAAGAAAAGACTTGAAATAGAAAGTTACacgcctgcagctatggaaccctgacctgttcaccggacgtgctacctgtcccagacctgctgttttcatctctctagagacagcaggacggacgtgctacctgtcccagacctgctgttttcaactctctagagacagcaggagcggtagagatactctcaaagattggctatgaaaagacaactgacatttactcctgaggtgctgacttgttgcaccctcgacaactactgtgattattattatttgaccatgctggtcatctatgaacatttgaacatcttggccatgttctgttataatctccacccggcacagccagaggaggactggccacccctcatagcctggttcctctctaggtttcttcctaggttttggcctttctagggagtttttcctagccaccgtgcttctacacctgcattgcttgctgtttggggttttaggctgggtttctgtacagcactttgagatatctgcTGATGTAAGGAGGGCTatgtaaatcaatttgatttgatttgatcagagcTGGTTTGTTTGTTCTGTTGTAAACCAATACAATAACTGCTCATATAACTAGTGTTACATTAACTTTTATTATTCCCACATATTTTATCATCAATACCACAGAGAAAAATCTTCATAATATCTTTGTCAATACTTCTGCAGTTCAACTAAATATCCACTAGACGTCAATCCAGGCCCATGTATTATGTGCAGTGGGAGTGAACAGCAGGAGACTGGATTAGTGAGGCTTTGAAGCccgctgtctgtctgttctgtggcGCTGTGTGTTGCCTACCTGTCTGTATGTGGCTGTGGACTGCTGCTTTCAGACCTAGTCTGTCTACTCTGCTCTGCGCTAGCAGGATAATAGCCTCACAAAACAGCACAGTGAACCGCAACAGCTGAAAGGGAACAGATCAGTAGTAGACCACTACAAAGAACCAgcatcacacacactcacaccgccCTATCCTCaactatcactactatcactatGAATCACAATGTATGCCTATTGTACTTGTGGTACCAGGAAATGACAGCGGTGGAGGTAAACATTGTAAACACACAGCCATACTTCATTGTTGTTGTTCCATTGttaatctcctcatggactgggAGTGAACTCATTCTCAGCTGCCCGTCTACTACTGCTGTTGTTGACCCTCTAACTCCCAAAACTCGTGGTagaacagggatgggcaactggcatCCCGGTGGGCCACTCCCCTTTTGAAGGTCCTTGGATCAATTTCCCCCTGAAAAAATAACCATGTGGTTTAATAGGTACAAAATGGTGTCCTTTTTCAAATCCACAGTCTATCATGAGTCATGATGATATTGATGACAACTCTACAGTTGGCCTTGGCATTCCCATTGTAAATGATCACAGATTGTAAAATAACTCTGAATGGGGAAATCACAATTTGTTTTTATACAGGATCACATGGTTTCGCTGTTCTACTTAACTCATTTCTATCTAAACGTTCCAGTCATTGCCTCCTGAATAAACCCTGTctctatccagtgtgtgtgtgtgtgtgtgtgtgtgtgtgtttgtgtgtgtgtatgtgtatgtgtgtgtatgtgtgtgtgtgtgtgtgtgtgtgtgtatgtgtgtgtgtgtgtgtgattggtgAGTGACACTGTACATTACATTAAATGAGGCAGTTCTACGACACCAGTATCTTGTTTCACTGGGTTTGTCAAAGCACATAATCCTTCTTATATAAACCGCTGCTGTTTTCCCCCCATCTTGGATGGAAgtcaatgagaaagagagagagagagagagagagagagagagagagagagagagagagagagagagagagagagaaagagagagagagagagagagaaagaacgagagagagagagagagagaaagaaagagacacacagagagagagagagagagagaaagaaagagacacagagagagagaaagaaagagagagacacagagagagagagggagagggggggggaaggccgagagagaaaccgagagagggaaagagatagacattgagagtgagatagagagagaaaggcagagagagagagaatgcctcAGTATATCTAAATaaaacagggagaacaggagacagTGGAGCATGGTGTTATCATGCATATAAGACATACTAACATCCTCTCTGTATACTGTTAGCTATAGCCTAGACACAGTAACTTCCTCCACCAGGGTTAAGGAGAGGATAGGATACAGCAACACACAGGCTCAGAtgtttatgcacacacacacacacaattgttcaCACATTGTCATTAAAAGTACACTTTAATAGTCTGTGTGTACATCCCATATGACaccctgttggttactgcatTACACCCTGTTGATTACTGCATGACaccctgttggttactgcatTACACCCTGTTGATTACTACATTACACCCTGTTGATTACTACATTACACCCTGTTGATTACTGCATGACaccctgttggttactgcatTACACCCTGTTGATTACTACATTACACCCTGTTGATTACTGCATGACaccctgttggttactgcatTACACCCTGTTGATTACTACATTACaccctgttggttactgcatgacaccctgttggttactgcatTACACCCTGTTGATTACTACATTACaccctgttggttactgcatGACACCCTGTTGATTACTGCATTACaccctgttggttactgcatGACACCCTGTTGATTACTGCATTACaccctgttggttactgcattacaccctgttggttactgcatTACACCCTGTTGATTACTGCATTACACCCTGTTGATTACTGCATTACACCCTGTTGATTACTGCATTACaccctgttggttactgcattacaccctgttggttactgcatTACACCCTGTTGATTACTGCATTACACCCTGTTGATTACTGCATTACaccctgttggttactgcatTACACCCTGTTGATTACTACATTACACCCTGTTGATTACTGCATTACACCCTGTTGATACCCTGTTGATTACTACATTACACCCTGTTGATTACTGCATTACACCCCTGTTGGTTACTGCATTACaccctgttggttactgcatGACACCCTGTTGATTACTGCATTACaccctgttggttactgcatGACACCCTGTTGATTACTGCATTACaccctgttggttactgcatTACACCCTGTTGGTTACTGCAATACACCCTGTTGATTACTGCAATACACCCTGTTGGTTACTGCAATACACCCTGTTGATTACTGCAATACACCCTGTTGGTTACTgcactatggaccctggtcaaatacAGGgcactatggaccctggtcaaatacAGGGCAGTAAAAGGAAATAGGTCTCTTCTCTTGTTTTAGGTCCAACTGACTAGTCTACACCACAGCAACTAGACAGGGGCACTGCAGGCTTTCTAGACACAGGAGACACTAGTCaaacataatgtgtgtgtaagcTTCTGTTAAGCACTATTCCCAAGCGTGCCTACGACACTCGAGCCATGATTACTCCCAGATTTGACACTCTTCGTCACGTTCACGTGCTagacagaactaggaaactcttgAAATGTCCAACTTGCTAACTATTTGCAGTTATACACGTGACGCATTCAACCACTTACCAAGTCGTAAATGTCAAGAGTTCCCGACTGGCACGTGAACACGGCATCACAGCTATGATTATTCCCAGACAGGATAACCCATAAGGACCATTCATGACTGAATGTATTATTGTCTGGCTGTCAATTAGACACTTGTGTTGACATAGCAGTGAAGATGACATTCCTCCTGGGAGGAACCCTGTGGATAATATAGTCAATACAGAATCAGTTGACCCTACATCAGACGAGTTCATTGATGATGAATAGCTGCATTGGCTTGAGTTACGACTTCCATCCTCGCCCATTCTATTCAAACGTCCGTACGACACATACAAAGGCCGGAAAAACAGGAACAGTATGATTTGTATATATTAACCATGATAATCATCTAGTGGTGCTACATCTACAAGAAAACatttaataataatttaaaaaatatatatatttaaaaaaaaaatttattGATGTCAGAAGCAATTCAGAATCAACCAAAACAGATGTAATCCTTTCTTTTGTTGTCGTAATTACAGTGGTATTCAAACAGTACAGTAAAATAACGTTGATAATACGGTATCTAAAAGAAGAGAACAAATACACCGGTCGTTGAAAACAGAAGAACTTCTAGGACCCCCACGTATAACTAGGTAGTGTGCTGCTGTGCATTGCTACATAGGGAAAATAGACCCATCGGTTTCCCAgacaaaatcttttttttttacaaccgCTTTAAAACTGTACCAGGTAAAGTATGCGTACCAAATGGCAaccctttccctatatagtacactacttttgaccagagtctcaTAGtgaactaaatagggaatagggtttcatttgggatgcaaccccaGGGATAAGTGGTATAAATAGTACCTACCACTGGAAGAGAAGAGCACTGGACAAACACAAATGACACTGTTGtagaaaatgagaaaaaaaactgTACAGCTTAAAAACGATTCTTATACACAGCGGTTACGATTTTGTTTTATGTTTTTGGTACAGGTTTTTTGTGtcttttttccattttttttttaaaacattgttTTGTTTTCAGTAAGTGTTGTGTGtacaagggggggggggttaaatgcTTTATAAACAAGACATTGTAAGTGCTATACGTAACAACGGCAATCTACTCGTCAtcctcatcatcgtcatcatcgtcATCCTCATCATCGTCGTCGTCATCATCGTCGTCGTCCTTGGCGGGTGCGGCGGCCTTCGCTGGCATGCTGACCGGCACCTTACCCTTGTTGCGGTACGCAGTGATGTCCTGAGGATAAGGAgagattttttaaaaatataatttTTAACTGTTGCTCTGAATGACACGTGGCAAGTGTTTCAGATGACTGGGGTTTAATCATTACTCCAAACAGTTGCAAAATGTTCCAATTTTAGAACAAAAACTTGTATTTCTATTGGACAGGATCAGCATACCTGATTCTGGCCAATAGAAACACTAGTTTACGTTGCAAAACAATTACACCCCTGGTGTTAGTAATAGATATTTTCGACTGTTAACATTAAGGTATTTCTAATCAAACTGTAGAATTTATTGTCGGTTACTTGGGGCCCGAACCCCATGTTGAAATCCACAAGTCTAACTTGAATTGTCACACTATTGACATGAAAGTCCAAATTAGACACAGCCCTCAGTATACACCCGTCTGACTGCACTGTGTTCCAAATTGACGAAGGAACAAAAAAGGGTTGTTTGTTTACCTTCTCGTACTTCTCCTTCAGCTTGGAAGCCTTCTTCTCATAGGGTACCTTGTCCTCCGCTGTTAGGTTGTTCCACTTCTCTCCCAGCTTCTTGGCCACATCACCGATAGACAGGCCCGGGGTCTCCCCCTTCACCTGGGGTCTGAAGTCAGCGCAGAAGATGAAGAACGCAGACCTGGAGGATGGGAGAGACGGCGGTGGAAGAAAGGAAAGAGAATTCTTACTAATGTTGTTTGGATATCATGAATTGATTGTTGTTGCCAAAACATGGGACACCCTGATTTTAATTGTAGTGTTAAATGGGTGCATTAAATGCAGTAGTTGTTTTATTCAAATGTAATCCAATTCAAATCACGTTTATTGTTCATTATTTTATTATAGTAATGATTTCATTTATTTACTTTAGATATGCTTCTCTGAGACATGAGCCATGGGGGGGAGATGACTGTCTTTTTCTTTCAGGCAGTACTCACGATGGTCTCTTGGGGGCGTTGGGGTCCTTgaacctcttcttcttctctcccttggGAGGAATGtagctcctcatctccctctcataTCGCACCTTGTCCAGTTTGGCCAGATCCTCAAACTTCCCCTTCTCCTTGGCGGACATGGTCTTGAGAGAagaacaacaacacgaagaaggTATTTAAGTACACGTAGTAACCACTGGTGGTAAGATGCCAATAGTGAAGAGTGTGTTTTGTGTCAGGTAGTGGCAACACACAGTGGTAGAGGAAGACAACGTTTACAAGAGAATGATACACAAGGGGTGGCAAATAAGTATGGAACAACTTAGCTGTGACACCATTCATTTGAAACTAAGTTGTACCAAAGACAACTATCAAGGGATTGATAGTGGTACAGGACAGTTTCAACTAAAGGGGCTGGCTCCCAAAATGGCActatattccctatttagtgcattacttttgaccagggcccatgcggGGGGtgctggtcaaaagcagtgtacTAAATTGGGAATAATTCAAAAGGGTGCCAATCAATCACAGCTGAGATGTGTTCCATACTTACCTTCCATCTCTCAGAGCACTTCTTGGAGAACTCTGAGAAGTTGACGGAAGCTTCTGGGTGTTTCTTCTTGTGCTCCTCCCGACAGGTCTGGACAAAGTAGGCATAGGAGGACATCTTGCCCCTCGGCTTCCTTGGATCTTTCCCCATCTCAATATCTAAAAAGGAGATGTTTTAGAAATTAGCAAAACAGGCAAAGAAAAAGTTAACAACGTTAAATATTATAAACATTGTAGGTCATTTTATTCAGTATTTTTTGACAGAAAAACTATTTactgccatatatatatatatatatatatttttttttaaagtgtcaCCTAAATGCTTTTCTGCAAACTCTGCACGTGATTGGAGATCGCTGTTTGCTTTCTGTAATGTTCTCCTTCTTTCCGATCGGCCATACCGGCTACATTTGGCGAATGATCGAGCTATAGTTGATTCATGGACattttctcccatctcagccatgGAACTCTGCAGCTCTTTCAACGAGGCAGTTGGCCTCATGGTGAGTTCCAGAGCAAGAATCCTTTTCGCCCAACTGCTTATTTTGGAAGGCCGTCCTGATCTGGGCAGAGTCTCAGTGGTGCCATACACCTTCCACTTCTTAATGATTGACCTGACTGTACCCAATGGGATACTCAATGTATGGGAAATTTTCTTATAACCTTCCCCTAATCTGTGCCGATCTACAACTTTATCCCTGAACTCTTCTGAAAGCTCTTTGCGCCTCATGGTTTAAATTGAC
Coding sequences within it:
- the hmgb1a gene encoding high mobility group protein B1a isoform X2 encodes the protein MGKDPRKPRGKMSSYAYFVQTCREEHKKKHPEASVNFSEFSKKCSERWKTMSAKEKGKFEDLAKLDKVRYEREMRSYIPPKGEKKKRFKDPNAPKRPSSAFFIFCADFRPQVKGETPGLSIGDVAKKLGEKWNNLTAEDKVPYEKKASKLKEKYEKDITAYRNKGKVPVSMPAKAAAPAKDDDDDDDDDDEDDDDDDDEDDE
- the hmgb1a gene encoding high mobility group protein B1a isoform X1, which gives rise to MRRKELSEEFRDKVVDRHRLGEGYKKISHTLSIPLGTVRSIIKKWKVYGTTETLPRSGRPSKISSWAKRILALELTMRPTASLKELQSSMAEMGENVHESTIARSFAKCSRYGRSERRRTLQKANSDLQSRAEFAEKHLDIEMGKDPRKPRGKMSSYAYFVQTCREEHKKKHPEASVNFSEFSKKCSERWKTMSAKEKGKFEDLAKLDKVRYEREMRSYIPPKGEKKKRFKDPNAPKRPSSAFFIFCADFRPQVKGETPGLSIGDVAKKLGEKWNNLTAEDKVPYEKKASKLKEKYEKDITAYRNKGKVPVSMPAKAAAPAKDDDDDDDDDDEDDDDDDDEDDE